In the genome of Trueperaceae bacterium, one region contains:
- the glmS gene encoding glutamine--fructose-6-phosphate transaminase (isomerizing) — protein MCGIVGYVGGREAAPVIIDGLARLEYRGYDSAGLAVRGGAGPLQTVKRAGKLSVLRGALEGNLPRGVLGVGHTRWATHGRPNDVNAHPHTSEDGRLAVIHNGIIENYVELRAELSARGHVFASETDTEVLVHLIEEAYATLGGDLGTAVRAALTRVRGAYALVVAHANHDVLVAARNTSPLVIGLAAGETFLASDVPALLPYTRDVIYLHDGDVAELSAAGVVLTDLAGAPVRREPSRVEWDAEAAEKGGFPHYMLKEIFEQPTVLQNTLFGRFVGNDTDVELGLGLDPNAIDRVVITAAGTASFAGVVGATLLRRLARLDAVVEVASEYRYAEPVVTPRTLCVVVSQSGETIDTLEAMREAKRRGARTLAILNVKGSSISREVDDVLYIHAGPEIGVASTKAYLGMVAAFALLALWLGRARGEVDDETARDYHRALRALPGQVERALAGRDAVRAVADQVVGARSALYLGRGVNVATAMEGALKLKEISYIHAEAYPTGEMKHGPIALVDRDLPVVAVATASQQYEKTVSNLQEVKAREGRLIVVANEDDAGIGQHTQHLLRVPRTLELLSPLINAVPLQLLAYEVACRLGRDVDQPRNLAKSVTVE, from the coding sequence ATGTGCGGCATCGTCGGATACGTAGGTGGGCGCGAAGCGGCGCCCGTGATCATCGACGGCCTGGCCCGCCTGGAGTACCGCGGGTACGACTCGGCGGGCCTGGCGGTGAGGGGCGGCGCCGGGCCGCTGCAGACCGTGAAGCGCGCGGGCAAGCTCAGCGTTCTGCGCGGCGCGCTGGAGGGCAACCTGCCGCGCGGCGTGCTCGGCGTGGGCCACACGCGTTGGGCCACCCATGGGCGGCCCAACGACGTCAACGCTCACCCGCACACCAGCGAGGACGGGCGCCTGGCGGTCATCCACAACGGGATCATCGAGAACTACGTCGAGCTGCGCGCCGAGCTGAGCGCGCGCGGCCACGTCTTCGCCTCCGAGACCGACACGGAGGTGCTCGTGCACCTCATCGAGGAGGCGTACGCCACCCTCGGCGGCGACCTGGGCACCGCGGTGCGCGCCGCCCTGACGCGCGTGCGCGGCGCCTACGCGCTGGTGGTGGCGCACGCCAACCACGACGTGCTCGTGGCGGCGCGCAACACCAGCCCCCTCGTCATCGGCCTGGCCGCCGGGGAGACGTTCCTCGCCTCCGACGTGCCGGCGCTGCTGCCGTACACGCGCGACGTCATCTACCTCCACGACGGCGACGTCGCCGAGCTGAGCGCGGCCGGCGTGGTGCTGACCGACTTAGCCGGTGCGCCCGTCCGGCGCGAGCCGAGCCGCGTGGAGTGGGACGCGGAGGCGGCCGAGAAGGGCGGCTTCCCGCACTACATGCTCAAGGAGATCTTCGAGCAGCCCACCGTCTTGCAGAACACCCTGTTCGGGCGCTTCGTGGGCAACGACACCGACGTCGAGCTCGGCCTCGGCCTCGACCCGAACGCCATCGACCGGGTCGTCATCACCGCCGCGGGCACGGCCTCGTTCGCGGGCGTCGTTGGTGCCACCCTGCTCAGGCGCCTGGCGCGGCTCGACGCCGTGGTGGAGGTGGCGTCCGAGTACAGGTACGCCGAACCGGTCGTGACGCCACGCACGCTGTGCGTCGTCGTCTCGCAGTCTGGCGAGACGATCGACACGCTCGAGGCCATGCGCGAGGCCAAGCGGCGCGGCGCGCGCACGCTGGCCATCCTCAACGTGAAGGGCTCGAGCATCAGCCGCGAGGTCGACGACGTGCTCTACATCCACGCGGGGCCCGAGATCGGGGTGGCGAGCACCAAGGCGTACCTCGGCATGGTGGCGGCGTTCGCCCTCCTGGCGTTGTGGCTGGGCCGGGCGCGCGGCGAGGTCGACGACGAGACCGCCCGCGACTACCACCGCGCGCTCAGGGCGCTGCCGGGGCAGGTCGAACGCGCCCTGGCGGGCCGCGACGCCGTGCGCGCCGTGGCCGACCAGGTGGTGGGCGCCCGCAGCGCGCTCTACCTGGGGCGCGGCGTGAACGTGGCCACCGCCATGGAGGGAGCGCTCAAGCTGAAGGAGATCTCGTACATCCACGCCGAGGCGTACCCGACCGGGGAGATGAAGCACGGCCCCATCGCCCTGGTGGATAGGGACCTGCCGGTTGTCGCCGTGGCAACGGCGTCCCAGCAGTACGAGAAGACGGTCTCGAACCTGCAGGAGGTGAAGGCGCGCGAGGGGCGGTTGATAGTGGTGGCCAACGAGGACGACGCGGGCATCGGGCAGCACACGCAGCACCTGCTGCGGGTGCCGCGCACGCTCGAGCTGCTCTCGCCCCTGATCAACGCGGTGCCGCTGCAGCTCCTCGCCTACGAGGTGGCGTGCCGCCTCGGGCGCGACGTCGACCAACCGCGCAACCTGGCCAAGAGCGTGACCGTCGAATGA
- a CDS encoding S41 family peptidase has product MKRRWYIAGLVALALGTMVVNAQLSRDYAGEFFNNPSGRALVQAFGALKSGYLNDVDDDSLIQGAITGMLASLDDPYTSYLLPKDAARENQDLTGSFEGIGAVLTPHDRQSGKGVEILTVYAGGPASKAGLRRGDIFVSVDGVEVADLTTSEVADLVRGPKGTDVTLVMTRPGEPEQLTFVIERSTIQIVDVASAMLPGGVGYIALTSFNNQRLHEQLVEHLDKLIAQGATSLVLDLRDNSGGLLNQAVLIADDFLSKGDIVFQRSRGVTQRYASADPKAYDLPMVVLVNENSASASEIVAGALQENGRALVVGEPTFGKGVAQSVLSLSDGGQLRYVSFEWLTPDRRSIAEKGITPDVKAPDTRYPRTIVADGQGLHEGQTVDLVVDGQVVGSAVAGEDGKFNILALGGVREVSEVQGEAIVHLDTDTALQTAVATLEESIAQSGN; this is encoded by the coding sequence ATGAAGCGCAGATGGTACATCGCGGGTCTGGTGGCGCTGGCCCTTGGCACCATGGTCGTCAACGCCCAGCTGTCCCGGGACTACGCGGGCGAGTTCTTCAACAACCCGTCCGGACGCGCGCTCGTGCAGGCGTTCGGTGCGCTGAAGAGCGGTTACCTTAACGACGTCGACGACGACTCCCTCATCCAGGGCGCCATCACCGGCATGTTGGCGTCGCTCGACGACCCGTACACGAGCTACCTCCTGCCCAAGGACGCGGCGCGCGAGAACCAGGACCTGACCGGCTCGTTCGAGGGCATCGGGGCCGTGCTCACGCCGCACGACCGCCAGTCCGGCAAGGGCGTCGAGATCCTCACCGTCTACGCCGGCGGGCCGGCCTCCAAGGCGGGCCTCAGGCGCGGCGACATCTTCGTTAGCGTGGACGGCGTGGAGGTGGCCGACCTGACCACCAGCGAGGTGGCCGACCTCGTGAGGGGCCCGAAGGGCACCGACGTCACGCTAGTCATGACGCGGCCCGGCGAACCGGAGCAGCTCACGTTCGTCATCGAGCGCTCCACCATCCAGATCGTCGACGTGGCCAGCGCCATGCTGCCGGGCGGGGTGGGCTACATCGCCCTCACCTCGTTCAACAACCAGCGCCTGCACGAGCAGTTGGTCGAGCACCTCGACAAGCTGATCGCGCAGGGCGCCACCTCGCTCGTCCTCGACCTGCGCGACAACTCGGGCGGGCTCCTCAACCAGGCCGTGCTCATCGCCGACGACTTCCTCAGCAAGGGCGACATCGTCTTCCAGCGTTCGCGCGGCGTCACGCAGCGCTACGCGTCCGCCGACCCGAAGGCGTACGACCTGCCCATGGTGGTGCTCGTCAACGAGAACTCCGCCTCGGCCTCCGAGATCGTGGCGGGCGCCCTGCAGGAGAACGGCCGCGCCCTCGTGGTGGGCGAGCCCACGTTCGGCAAGGGCGTGGCCCAGTCGGTGCTGTCGCTATCGGACGGCGGGCAGCTAAGGTACGTGTCGTTCGAGTGGCTCACCCCCGACCGGCGCTCCATCGCCGAGAAGGGCATCACGCCCGACGTGAAGGCGCCGGACACGCGCTACCCGCGCACCATCGTCGCCGACGGGCAGGGGCTGCACGAGGGCCAGACCGTCGACCTGGTCGTCGACGGGCAAGTGGTCGGCTCGGCCGTGGCGGGCGAGGACGGCAAGTTCAACATCCTGGCGCTCGGCGGCGTGCGCGAGGTGAGCGAGGTGCAGGGCGAGGCCATCGTCCACCTCGACACCGACACGGCGCTCCAGACGGCCGTGGCCACGCTCGAGGAGAGCATCGCTCAGAGCGGCAACTGA
- the pckA gene encoding phosphoenolpyruvate carboxykinase (ATP) — translation MTENSSAKQSAWARPPTSPSSGLDLSSARLLHADLSPAELVEHALARGEAQLASTGALVADTGQFTGRSPKDKYLVRNAASEGVDWGDVNQPVEQAQFDRLLADMTAHLAGMELYVQDLAVGADPAYQLGVRVVTEYAWHGLFAANLFRRPDAAGREPDWLVLDLPSFEADPARHGCRSTTAIMLDFERRLVLIANTEYAGEIKKSIFGVLNLALPRRDVFPMHCAANETDTGRVALFFGLSGTGKTTLSADPERRLIGDDEHGWSHEGIFNFEGGCYAKVVNLSAAAEPEIYSASTRFGAVLENVRLRAGREPDYADTSKTENTRSAYPLGFISNASTSGVGWPASDVVFLSADAFGVLPPLARLTVPQALYHFLSGYTAKVAGTERGVTEPTATFSACFGAPFMPLPPVEYAEMLRARLEEHGSRVWLVNTGWTGGGHGVGERIKLRHTRTMVRAALRGELDDADTYVDPVFGLHVPTLVPGVPAALLHPRGTWAEPADYDAAAANLAAMFRRNFERFAASAPADVAAAGPRP, via the coding sequence ATGACCGAGAACAGCAGCGCCAAGCAGTCCGCCTGGGCGCGCCCGCCAACGAGCCCGAGTAGCGGCCTCGACCTCTCGTCGGCGCGGCTCCTCCACGCCGACCTCAGCCCGGCCGAGCTCGTGGAGCACGCCCTGGCCCGCGGCGAGGCGCAGCTTGCGAGCACGGGCGCGCTGGTGGCCGACACGGGACAGTTCACGGGCCGCTCGCCCAAGGACAAGTACCTGGTCAGGAACGCCGCCAGCGAGGGCGTCGACTGGGGCGACGTCAACCAACCCGTCGAGCAGGCGCAGTTCGACCGGCTGCTGGCCGACATGACCGCTCACCTCGCCGGCATGGAGCTGTACGTGCAGGACCTCGCCGTGGGCGCCGACCCCGCCTACCAGCTGGGCGTGCGGGTGGTGACGGAGTACGCCTGGCACGGCCTGTTCGCCGCCAACCTGTTCAGGCGGCCAGACGCGGCGGGCCGGGAGCCGGACTGGCTGGTGCTCGACCTGCCGAGCTTCGAGGCCGACCCGGCGCGCCACGGTTGCCGCAGCACCACGGCCATCATGCTCGACTTCGAGCGGAGGCTCGTCCTCATCGCCAACACCGAGTACGCGGGCGAGATCAAGAAGTCGATCTTCGGCGTCCTCAACCTCGCGCTGCCGCGGCGCGACGTCTTCCCCATGCACTGCGCCGCCAACGAGACGGACACGGGGCGCGTGGCGCTCTTCTTCGGGCTCTCGGGCACCGGCAAGACGACGCTGTCGGCCGACCCGGAGCGACGCCTCATAGGCGACGACGAGCACGGCTGGTCGCACGAGGGCATCTTCAACTTCGAGGGCGGCTGCTACGCCAAGGTCGTCAACCTGTCCGCGGCGGCCGAACCCGAGATCTACTCGGCGAGCACGCGCTTCGGCGCGGTGCTCGAGAACGTGCGCCTGCGGGCGGGGCGCGAGCCCGACTACGCCGACACCAGCAAGACGGAGAACACCCGCTCCGCCTACCCGCTCGGCTTCATCTCCAACGCGTCCACGTCGGGCGTGGGCTGGCCCGCCTCTGACGTCGTCTTCCTGAGCGCCGACGCCTTCGGGGTGCTGCCGCCACTGGCGCGCCTCACGGTGCCGCAGGCGCTGTACCACTTCCTCAGCGGCTACACCGCCAAGGTGGCCGGCACCGAGCGCGGCGTCACGGAGCCCACGGCCACCTTCAGCGCCTGCTTCGGGGCGCCGTTCATGCCCCTCCCACCCGTGGAGTACGCGGAGATGCTGCGCGCCCGACTGGAGGAGCACGGCTCGCGCGTGTGGCTGGTGAACACGGGCTGGACGGGCGGCGGGCACGGGGTGGGCGAGCGCATCAAGCTGCGCCACACCCGCACGATGGTGCGGGCCGCCCTGCGGGGGGAGCTCGACGACGCCGACACCTACGTCGACCCGGTCTTCGGGCTGCACGTCCCCACGCTCGTGCCGGGCGTGCCGGCGGCCCTGCTGCACCCGCGCGGCACGTGGGCGGAGCCGGCCGACTACGATGCGGCGGCCGCCAACCTCGCCGCCATGTTCAGACGCAACTTCGAACGCTTCGCCGCCTCGGCGCCCGCCGACGTGGCGGCGGCCGGCCCTCGCCCTTAG
- a CDS encoding tetratricopeptide repeat protein — translation MTADAHTPEPTPGGTATPGPDATHGPGGAESRDASAAHATQVTGAAPAPAAAQLDWRQALADRRFMAARQAYIVSGGTDQATLAALGALSDVQELVHERSFDKAVKRIERQEQPAPLVPWPELIGQLEALKAAAAQLDRRDPDAAGAALAELPDDNWFPSEYLTQLGTVRIYDSDLAAAQTAFEAAVALDPKHYRALTNLGNVALEQGRVDAAIEHYQAALKVNEDFSNAHHNLGVAYRRKGHLNKSVKSLRRAQRAQQKREAAVARESLGKWTGASGSKFLKYLLWGAAAVGAYLILKAAGYL, via the coding sequence GTGACGGCAGACGCCCACACCCCAGAGCCCACGCCCGGCGGGACTGCCACGCCCGGCCCCGACGCCACGCACGGACCCGGCGGCGCCGAGTCCCGCGACGCGTCGGCAGCCCACGCCACGCAGGTCACCGGCGCCGCGCCGGCCCCAGCCGCGGCCCAGCTCGACTGGCGCCAGGCGCTCGCCGACAGGCGCTTCATGGCGGCACGCCAGGCCTACATCGTCTCCGGCGGCACCGATCAGGCGACCCTGGCCGCGCTCGGCGCCCTCTCGGACGTGCAGGAGCTCGTGCACGAACGCTCGTTCGACAAGGCCGTCAAGCGCATCGAGCGGCAGGAGCAGCCTGCGCCGCTCGTGCCGTGGCCCGAGCTCATCGGTCAGCTGGAGGCCCTCAAGGCGGCCGCGGCCCAGCTCGACCGGCGCGACCCCGACGCGGCCGGCGCCGCCCTCGCCGAGCTGCCCGACGACAACTGGTTCCCCTCGGAGTACCTCACGCAGCTTGGCACCGTGCGCATCTACGACTCCGACCTCGCCGCCGCTCAGACGGCGTTCGAGGCCGCCGTCGCACTCGACCCGAAGCACTACCGCGCCCTCACCAACCTCGGCAACGTGGCGCTAGAGCAGGGGCGCGTCGACGCGGCCATCGAGCACTACCAGGCCGCCCTCAAGGTCAACGAGGACTTCTCCAACGCCCATCACAACCTGGGCGTCGCCTACCGCCGCAAGGGGCACCTCAACAAGAGCGTCAAGTCGCTGCGGCGCGCGCAGCGCGCGCAACAGAAGCGCGAGGCGGCCGTGGCGCGCGAGAGCCTCGGCAAGTGGACGGGCGCGAGCGGCTCCAAGTTCCTGAAGTACCTGCTGTGGGGCGCGGCCGCCGTGGGCGCCTACCTCATCCTCAAGGCGGCCGGCTACCTCTAG
- a CDS encoding glycogen synthase, giving the protein MKVLFSAAEVVPYSKTGGLADVAGALPQALARLGHEVLVVSPWYARLGGDPAPYWVGDVAAPFAGGFESVGVGVLEAGGVRYAFVGHDDYRRERLYGYPDDARRFARFSRAVPAVAARLGFVPNIVHANDWHTGYLPMLLERGWHLPPGFPGLRSVYTVHNVQFQGESGLAETVHWLRLGTDLTRSYLDHFGRANAMQAGVGFARSVTTVSPTYARELQTPEYGFTLDGTFRALAHKLQGILNGIDTAAWDPATDPVLPAPYSAADPTGKAAAREALLGRHALEGDGPVLGVVSRLAQQKGIDMLLAGAPSLLAAGWTLVLLGAGEAGLEAAVAGLARAHPGRVGATLGYDEELAHLVYAGADALAVPSRFEPCGLSQMIAMRYGTLPIVHATGGLKDTVEHGRTGFAFEHPTVEGLLWAAGEARRAYGTAAWRRMQAAAMAEDHSWGASATAYSDLYQGVLRSWT; this is encoded by the coding sequence GTGAAGGTCCTCTTCTCGGCCGCCGAGGTCGTCCCCTACAGCAAGACGGGCGGCCTCGCCGACGTGGCCGGCGCGCTGCCGCAGGCCCTCGCGCGCCTCGGTCACGAGGTGCTGGTGGTGAGCCCCTGGTACGCCCGCCTGGGCGGCGACCCCGCCCCCTACTGGGTGGGCGACGTGGCCGCGCCGTTCGCGGGCGGCTTCGAGTCCGTCGGGGTCGGCGTGCTGGAGGCCGGCGGGGTGCGCTACGCCTTCGTGGGGCACGACGACTACCGCCGCGAGCGCCTGTACGGCTACCCCGACGACGCGCGGCGCTTCGCGCGCTTCTCGCGCGCCGTGCCGGCCGTGGCGGCGCGCCTGGGGTTCGTCCCCAACATCGTGCACGCCAACGACTGGCACACCGGCTACCTGCCCATGCTCCTCGAGCGCGGCTGGCACCTCCCCCCGGGCTTCCCCGGCCTCCGCAGCGTCTACACCGTCCACAACGTGCAGTTCCAGGGCGAGTCGGGCCTCGCCGAGACCGTGCACTGGCTCCGCCTCGGCACCGACCTCACGCGCTCGTACCTCGACCACTTCGGGCGCGCCAACGCCATGCAGGCGGGCGTTGGCTTCGCCCGCAGCGTCACGACCGTGAGCCCCACCTACGCCCGCGAGCTGCAGACGCCCGAGTACGGCTTCACGCTCGACGGCACCTTCCGCGCCCTGGCCCACAAGCTGCAGGGCATCCTCAACGGCATCGACACGGCCGCGTGGGACCCCGCCACCGACCCGGTCCTCCCCGCGCCGTACTCCGCCGCCGACCCCACGGGAAAGGCCGCCGCGCGCGAGGCGCTGCTCGGGCGCCACGCCCTGGAGGGCGACGGCCCCGTGCTTGGGGTCGTGTCGCGCCTGGCACAGCAGAAGGGCATCGACATGCTCCTCGCCGGCGCACCCTCGCTGCTCGCCGCCGGCTGGACGCTGGTGCTGCTCGGTGCCGGCGAGGCGGGCCTGGAGGCGGCAGTGGCCGGGCTGGCGCGGGCGCACCCTGGCCGCGTTGGCGCCACGCTCGGTTACGACGAGGAGCTGGCGCACCTCGTCTACGCCGGCGCCGACGCCCTGGCTGTGCCTAGCCGTTTCGAGCCGTGCGGCCTCTCGCAGATGATCGCCATGCGCTACGGCACCCTGCCCATCGTGCACGCCACCGGCGGCCTCAAGGACACGGTGGAGCACGGCCGCACCGGCTTCGCCTTCGAGCACCCGACGGTCGAGGGCCTCCTGTGGGCGGCCGGCGAGGCGCGCCGCGCCTACGGCACGGCCGCGTGGCGCCGGATGCAGGCGGCCGCCATGGCGGAGGACCACTCGTGGGGCGCGTCGGCGACGGCCTATTCAGACCTCTACCAGGGCGTGCTACGGTCTTGGACGTGA